Genomic segment of Zingiber officinale cultivar Zhangliang chromosome 11B, Zo_v1.1, whole genome shotgun sequence:
gttcgctggtctcggaagtcggagtgctacgattccgagacgttcgtcgtcgttgtatcttgggaacaaattgcaacaatccgttaagcaccgtagcggagcaatatcgtttacggagatagtgtcgaacactagcctcgacgatcagtttgcatactccagaagctacccgggaatAACATCAACAACAttagaattcatctaatttaccTAGATGTGAAAAATATCATCCAgtgtcaaaaaaaatatttgagctcatttatagaatcaggagaccaagaggagtacatagaaacttgtttcatccgattccgacatctctaggtccatcaatcggGTTTTTAGGAAATTACATACTTTCCAACTAATCATGAATTCATTGGAAATTCCCAACGAATCTACGAATTCGTTGCATATTTCCAATGAATTCATGGATTCGTTGCAAATTCTTACATGCAAAAACTCTCTGAACGAATTTattatttgttgcaaaattgcGACAAATTATGGATTCGTTGAAAAATTCCAACGATTAATGTTTTCGTTGCAATATTTACGACGAAAATattatttgttgcaaaatttgcgATGAatatattattcgttgcaaaatttacaacaaattttatttcttgtcgcTAACTTGTAACAAAATTAGTGACAAAATATGTTTCGTTGCTAATTTACAACAAATTATTTTCGTTGCTAATTTACAacaatttattattttgtcataaattttattaaaaaatttgggacgaaaaataaATTCGTCTAAATATTCATCCCtaaaaaattgtttttttaatGGCAATATATGTGATAATATTATCTTAAGGATAGTGCTAAATGGTCAGAATCTGACCAGCTAAAATGCATGCATATACAAAGACATTTTAGTAATATCAGATGTGTATGTTAATTACATGCATGCATATGCATGTATTATAATTGGGTGATACAGATTTCTAGTTGGCCAAATTTTGACCAACAAAATTTACTGTTATATTTATGAAACCTACATTAGGACCGTTAAAATAGTCAATTTACTTTAAGACAGTCATGAGAATCGGAAGGGACTTTATGCAGGGACGAGGATGTGTGCACGGTTCATGTTGGGATTCACTTGTACGCAGGTCCTGCTGCACGAGGCAGCAACGGTGACGACTTCAAGAGGCGACCGCGCCAACGGGTGTGTGAGGCACGCACCCGTGAGTGGCCACGCGGCAAGGGAGACGGCCACGAACGGCTGTCATTTAATCTTTATTGCCAATCATTGCGGTTTGATTTACCAATTCAAACACGTAAAGTAGGCCCCACACCCAACAActcttttaagaaaataaaagagactGATTCCTGCTCGCGAATCTAATCTTGTAAACTTCTGTTTGTCAATCAGAAATCTTCCAGTTTAATAGCAAATTCAAACTCTCCCAATCTACAGCTCCCACAAGGCATTGCCATGTCAACGCATTCATGGCCTCTCTCTCTATAAAAATCCACTTATGCTTCTGCGGTTCTGCCATAACGAAATCAAAATCCTCCTTAATCAAGCTCTCCCATCTTAATTACCTTCTCTCTTCAACGATTCCATGGCTTCTAAGCTATCCCTCCTGCTTGTTGTTGCTCTCGTTGCAGCTTTGTCTTTCTCTCAAGCTTTAGCCCGTGATCCAGGCGCCCTTCAAGACTTCTGTGTTGCAGACAGCATGTCCAAAGGTATACTAATTACCTAGCTTACATATATGTATATTTGTTACCTTAAATCTTTCCCAACATATATATGCATGGAGATGATCGATGATTAATTTATATACACGCTTCAATGTATTTATATGCAGTTATTGTGAATGGATTCACTTGCAAGAATCCAGAACTCGTTAAAGCTGATGACTTCTTCTTGTCGGGTCTCAATGTGCCTCGTAGCACCATGAACAAAGTTGCTTCCAATGTGACGCTCATAAATGCAAATATAATTCCCGGCCTCAACACTCTTGGCATCTCCATGGCTCGAGTGGACTATGCCCCCCGCGGTCTCAATCCTCCGCACATCCACCCTCGTGCCACAGAGCTCCAAACAGTGTTGGAAGGCTCACTCTACGTTGGATTCATAACGTCCAATCCCGAGAACAAGTTGGTGACCAAAGTGCTTAACAAGGGTGATGTGTTCGTATTCCCTCAAGGCCTAATTCACTTCCAGTTCAATCTTGGTAGGACGAGGGCTCTTGCGATGTCATTTCTAAGTAGCCAAAATCCAGGAGTAATCACCATCGCCAATACTGTCTTTGGGTCAAAGCCAAACATCTCGGATGATATTCTTTCAAAGGCTTTCCAGGTGGATAAGAAGACTATCGATTGGATCCAATCTCAGTTCTAGAAAACCAACGAAAGTTAATAATATCATATCAATATTGTTGCTTATTCATTGCATTTGTATCTGCAATAATTCATTCTTTGATGTATATATTCATGTTTGTCAATCTCTACAAAAGATAATTTATAATAAGTTTGATATGTATTTCTGAAGAAGAACAATATGGGATTTGTTATGGCTGTCAAAAACCATAATTTGTGAGCAATTGTTCAATGAGCTAGGGCCAACATTGGTTATTTTTAATATATAGTTAAAAGATGAACCCTTAGCTTGAACATGATTCGAAAACATGAATTACAGATAAACTATCTAACGTGACACAAGAAGACATGCATATTGATATGACGCGTAAAGGAGGGACCCTAGGGGGTCAGGTAGTCAAAAGTCAATGGGACGTGATAGccaaaagtcaaggggacgtgacagtcaataTTCAAGAGGGCGTGATAGTCAACAATCTATGAAAGACGGGAGTTAGACCACCACGTGTCATCAACCGTATAATTCCTGGTCGGTCACAGTCAGGGCAGATCTCCAGATCTAAGACATAAGACGAATCTTGGACTAGTTCCTGGCTTGCCCCAAACTGATCGGATTTCCCTGGCTCGGGTTTTATAGATGATCCTAGTGCTTTTACTAAGACAACTCCTGACCGGCTCTTCAGCGGTCAGATCGTGAAAGATGGGCTCCTCACCATAGACTCATATAAAACCTGATCGGTTCACCACAACTCATCATCTTCATCAAGGCTCAGTCCTGTTGGCACATCTGAGCGGTCATACCGAGCTGTCTGTAGCTGAACCTGGGCAGGACGGAAAGCACTAAGTGACAACAATATCAGAAAATCATAACCTCCTATCAGAGAATAATTGTCATATGACAGAGAATATTCCAGTGGTCTGTCATTCCTTGAGAGTGAAACCTTCCTTCTACCAATAGGAGGTTGTCGTACATCCTCTCTCACCCGACATGccttgacacccgacattctctcaCAGCGATCGGCTCAAAAGATATACAGTCATATAAAAAAGGAGGTCCCCTTCCTTAGCCAGGTATGAACACATCCGCACTCGTCTTCAACAGTTCTTTTTTCCATTGTACACTACTTTTCTGGGAAAAAAAAGacttgacttgagcattggagggcctgCGCTAAAGATTTTTTCCCTAGTTTATGGTCTCTAACACTTCGGGTGCTTGTCTAAGTGTGTGCAGAGTCTAAGTACTACCAGTTCTCCTACTACAGACTTTGGGGTTCCACGTAGGGGTTCACTTTTCGAACACGCATACCCTGCATCAATACCAACGCCATCTCCGTCGGCCTCTATCTGATTCATATTCTAGACAAGattaaatttggcgtcgtctgtgggaatcttctccacctattCTGGAATGTGACGATGGAGGATACCGGCAAGGTCAACATAACCATGATAACCGGAGAGTATGAATTGTTCAAGGGAGTCAAGAGGCGAGCAACTTCCGAGAGGCATACCGCTGCTTCACAACCACATAGGATACCTACAATTTTAAAGGACGAGACCCACACTTTAAATAGGGGGTCTAAGAGGAAACAACTCGGAATTTCCCTCGAGCTTTCTATCGTGATCCTAGCTCAGATTACTACAACAAGAAACATCAGGCCTCCATGGCTAAAAGCTCCTCACCCAGAGAATCAAAAAAGGGGAAGGCCATAGTCATTCGGTAGGAGCCGAAGGATGTGCCCAAGGAATTGCAAGTACCTTTCTCTCTAAGGGTGCTCAAGGAAAAgctgccaatggagatatctttttctcttataagctcatgatctttcccatgtatttttaatgtgggactatgtttgcaaccgtgcaaccccaacaataccccccctcaaacaaaggaccacaggcttcccacgtcggatcctcgacccaccaggtcttcctacccctcggtccacccgacctactaggacttcctgtctgGTATCTAGTCCTTTTGATCCGACTATAGGAGCccctactttctttgttcgaggtcaatattgtacccacatggctcaatcagaccatagctcttgtgcacagtcggtggttaaacttctagcagtccgggctctgataccaattataggatcgaaaagaatttagatatctccacaatggtatgatattgcccactttgagcctaagccctcatgattttactcttgggctctccccaaaaggcctcatgccaatggagatatctttttctcttataaacccatgatctttcccatgtgttttcaatgtggaactatttttgcaaccttgcaaccccaacagtaagGACCAGAAGATCACCTCCGTAAATTTCAAAACGCTACGCTGTTGCACCTACAGCGATGCCATTAAGTGCCAGGTGTTTTTAAACACTCTATCAGGCTCGACACAAAAGTGGTTCGACGGATTACTTGTTGGATCCATCACTTGCTTTCAAGATTTCAAGAACGCCTTCCTGCACCACTTTGCCAGTAGCAAGAAGTATCAAAAGACTAACCATTTCCTATTTGCTCTCCAGCAGGGACCTGTAGAGCCCCTAAGGGCCTACATAAAATGCTTCAACCATGTAGCCCAGGACGTCCCATCTGCTACCTCTGATatcttgatgagcgccttctcccatggtCTGGTAGAAAGGGAGTTCTTCCGAGCCCTCATTCGAGAGCCTATGAaaaattttgatgagatgcttgGAAAAGCAACAAGCTACATTAATGTAAAGGAGGCTCAGACAGCTCAGAGGAAAGAAGCCAAAATGCTTGCTCCAATCAACAAGGCGGAGAGAAGGCCACCCCAACCTCCCGCTCGACCCTTTCCCTGTCCTAAGGATGCCCGACCAGGTTTTCTGCTCGGTCAGGAATCCAGGGTGGCGCAATGAGTCAAAGTTGTCCAACCTCTTAAACCCAGATAGTGGGGGCCCATTATTGTACCTACCATAGGTCCCACACCCATTACACAGGAGATTGCGTCTAGTTTGCCCGAGATTCTCGACAGCTAGTCGAACTTGGCCTGCCTCCACCCAAGATCACACCCAAACTCCAGAGGCTCCTAGGAAATTCACCTACCGCTATAGGATAGTCAAGCAAACCCCTGCTTGAGAGTAGAGGTCAAGGAAGTCAATAGGCAGACCGAGGCAAGGAGCCGATTGAATCCCTTGAGGAAGAGAATACGGGAAATATTGTCATAAGGAAGATCGGCATGATCTCCAAAGGACCCATGGATGGAGATTCCACCAGAGCCCGGAAGTCCCATAAACACCTCTTAGAGATACATGTGGTAGGTTACAGCCGGGAGCAAGCTGGAAGGCCCTTAATCGGCCTCGGACCGCAAGACCAGGAGTGAGTGGAGCTTCCTCATGACGATGCCCTCATAATCAAAGTCATCATCGCCAATAGTCGTGTGGCCAAGgttttcattgacaccggaaGCTCTATCAACGTGATGTTTAAAAATGCATTTGATGGCTTGCATATCGACGCCAACGAACTTCAACCCATAGCCACCTCTTTATACGAgtttacaggcaatgaagtgcaactAATGTGTCAGATTAAGCTAGTCATATCTTTGGATAGTGAAccatgttgggaccgaaatgtagctagagggggggggggatgaatagctcgtcgcgtgcccgtcATCGGCGTTacttgtttcttcagagatatgcagcagaaatacaagaaacaaaaacatacaacgctaacaaatggattttacttggtatccacctcacaagaggtgactagtccaaggatccacacacgcacgcaccctccactaataaaacactcctttgtggtaactaccaaaggcggagaagcctttacaaactctcactACAACAAGAAAgtaagggaagacaaatacaaacgaatcttacaagatatgcagtgaaaaaccctaaccctagcttttcttcttgttgtgttctcgcctcttgacttggatgcctctccaagatccttcaagaactggcgatctgaacctcaAGAGTTGCTGTGGAgatgctggtgaagatcggaagtGAATCGTTGAAGTTCTGCAGAAGAAGACGCACGCTaacggatcccgatcgattggattgatcccaatcgatcggggaggctttggatcgatccagagcgcctctgtgctatgagaatttgcctggatcgatcagtggatcgatccagggcttatcacgatagatcgcagcttcccaatcgatccattgatcgattgggacctctggatcgattcactgatcggtaggcttctgtgcgctcgcgactgcctctcaatcgatccattgatcgattggaacaaaggcttctcgcagggactccccaatcgatcggtcgatccatTGGGCtccatccaatcgatcggctgatcgatccagctgctgatttttgcccaaaccaagtcccaagtccccaaaccaacatccggtcaactcatgacctgttggttcatcatgcctagcatccggtcacccttgacctactagaactccctcaccaagtgtccggtcaatccctttgacccacttggacttttcctcatcgtgccaagtatccggtcactcccttgacctacttagacttttcccttcttgccaagtatccggtcaatccctttgacctacttggactttcaccagatgtctggtcaaccttgacccatctggatttccccgtgcctggcttcactcaccaggacttcccttttgcctaacttcactcattaggattttcttctgtctggcttcactcaccaggactttcacctagcttcactcactaggattttcttctgtctggcttcactcaccaggactttcacttagcttcactcactaggattttcttctgcctgacttcactcaccaggactttcacctagcttcactcactaggattttccttctgcctggcttcactcaccaggactttctttctacctaacatcccagttaggacttcccagtcaagtatctgatcaaccttgacctacttgactcttcttcaatcaacctgatcagaccctgattagaggggaattgcaccaaacaatctccccaaatgaacaactgcacctgcacttgtccatattatcgaagtcttgtattgttaaacattgaaacccaaaccaagactcaagcttggtcaaccaggtcaaccttgacctgagggatattgtaccaacaatctccccctttttgatgtttgacaataccacatttaagttaggctaattcccatagcctcaacttccttaatgccactaggtaatgaaggcgtaagttaaatcctacattctcctactaagaaggcaaactccctcttagttaatgaaggcctaacttaaaccctacattctccccctattgtcacacatcaacaaattcacttgttgaaaattttcttctttgagactctccccctgaagagttgctcatcgttgttcacaacttcactcgttgtgatcaacacgataatgaaggtcccatacccttcattatcaaccctacattctccccctaatgtagacaaatgcccaaccttgagcatttacaacttaaacaatgaagatatccactctccattgtaatccaatgctcaaccttgagcatttatactaaagaaggttaaccaccttccaaggttcatgaaaaatagttttcatgtctttaaaaaataccttcccctaaagacatggtcataCCTtccgtcattgcaccaacaatgacttggaatctctaaacctttaggaaacccaaatttagaagttttgaggttcaaaagttcaaaatttgaattaacctcaacctaaacttcaatttagtcttcctcaaccaatccatccttgttttcaacatgaaaacaccctttttatgtatacaaatgtatttttgaggggttaggaatggttacctagactacaataggttcaaaatgctgaaaataagctttcccagccaaaatcagcatcttcggtcgattggagttgggttccaatcgattgaaccagcctgaatcgatccactgatcgattcaggtgggctggatcgatcggctgatcgatccagcgagcttctactcGCGGGAtttgccttcccaatcgatcgcccgatcaattgagGCACTCCattcgatcgggtgatcgattggatgtCTGATAGTTACTGAAATtgcatttcagtcaacttcagaaacccctagaaaattctacaaaaatccaaaaattatgaaaatttgtgtagacattatttagggtatactttatcatggaaaaatagttttctatgaaaatacatcatattttcaaaaattgacacaaacttgaaaacttgcataaactttagtgttttcttcaagtttgtgtctaactatttcaatggtgattactatcaaaagatagtcttcaccaaggttttccaaagtcattttaaaaaccttttcaaaactaatatcccaccatgttccttgggcttaatgcacatgacttgtacattagctttcccaatgatgggaaaacacataactatgtattttgatgaacttaaaattcaaagaaatgcattaaatcagcatgttgagttttgttcatcatcctaacatctcacttgtatctattgtgcacaaaacacatacaagtcatcttataggtctttgtgagatgtaaaatttggttttgccctaatctagggatcatgcatatctatctaggtattttgtggatattgaacatccacctaggatgtcacttgttgatacacttGTACCACTTGTTAATAAATACCATTTGTCCTTagttttaaggaaataaacataatgcatgataatgttatggtatacatcaaaaag
This window contains:
- the LOC122034616 gene encoding putative germin-like protein 2-1 gives rise to the protein MASKLSLLLVVALVAALSFSQALARDPGALQDFCVADSMSKVIVNGFTCKNPELVKADDFFLSGLNVPRSTMNKVASNVTLINANIIPGLNTLGISMARVDYAPRGLNPPHIHPRATELQTVLEGSLYVGFITSNPENKLVTKVLNKGDVFVFPQGLIHFQFNLGRTRALAMSFLSSQNPGVITIANTVFGSKPNISDDILSKAFQVDKKTIDWIQSQF